One window from the genome of Cryptomeria japonica chromosome 6, Sugi_1.0, whole genome shotgun sequence encodes:
- the LOC131073019 gene encoding probable pectinesterase 68, translated as MNVGANPKSRALAAREPRLTEEVGRLGGLHTASAEISILLRACGDLCAAKMEMGGFLQRHYKLLLFVLLIQWTWPSLEPACVNGFYSSRYGRRGPFGSRYIIVDSEGRGHFGSVQAAVDSVRHGNRERVTIEIRPGSYTEKVVVPQSKPYITLQGWGKERTVIEWHNKASDVGPDGQELHTYNTASVTVLANHFSARNITFKNSAPAPLPGMEGWQAASFRISGDKAYFLGCAFIGAQDTLCDDAGRHFFRECYIEGSIDFIFGDGQSLYYKSELHSVAQVFGSVAAQDRRRPYERTGFSFVHCKVTGRGPLYLGRAMGQYSRIVYAYSYFEDIIAGWDDWDHQTSKDGVFFGMYRCYGPGARAARRTSWAHELTPSQAKPFLMKSFVNGWHWIPENFD; from the exons ATGAATGTGGGCGCAAATCCCAAATCCCGGGCATTAGCGGCCCGCGAACCTCGGTTGACGGAAGAAGTTGGTCGTTTAGGCGGACTACATACGGCAAGCGCGGAGATATCTATACTGTTAAGGGCTTGTGGAGATCTCTGTGCTGCAAAGATGGAGATGGGTGGATTCCTTCAACGCCATTATAAGCTGTTGCTCTTTGTTTTGCTCATACAATGGACTTGGCCTTCTCTTGAACCAGCATGTGTGAACGGATTTTACAGCAGCAGATATGGGCGGAGAGGTCCGTTTGGAAGTCGTTACATTATTGTGGATAGCGAGGGACGAGGGCATTTCGGGAGTGTCCAGGCAGCTGTCGATTCTGTCAGACATGGCAACAGAGAGCGGGTTACAATAGAAATTAGACCCGGTTCTTACAC AGAGAAGGTGGTTGTTCCCCAATCGAAGCCATATATCACGTTGCAAGGCTGGGGAAAGGAACGTACGGTTATTGAATGGCATAACAAAGCCAGTGATGTTGGGCCAGATGGGCAGGAGCTTCACACTTATAATACAGCTTCGGTTACTGTCCTGGCTAACCATTTTTCTGCTAGGAACATTACTTTCAAG AATTCTGCTCCGGCGCCATTACCAGGAATGGAAGGATGGCAGGCGGCATCTTTCCGCATATCAGGAGACAAAGCTTACTTCCTTGGTTGTGCATTCATTGGCGCTCAAGACACTCTCTGCGACGATGCAGGCCGCCATTTCTTCAGAGAATGTTATATTGAAGGCTCTATCGATTTCATCTTCGGCGACGGCCAATCTCTCTATTAT AAAAGTGAGCTGCATTCAGTGGCCCAAGTGTTCGGATCTGTGGCAGCTCAGGACAGGCGGAGGCCATACGAAAGAACAGGGTTCTCATTTGTGCACTGTAAAGTAACTGGAAGAGGGCCCCTCTATCTGGGGCGCGCCATGGGTCAATACTCCCGTATTGTTTACGCTTATTCATACTTCGAGGACATCATAGCCGGGTGGGACGATTGGGACCACCAGACCAGTAAAGACGg GGTATTCTTCGGGATGTATAGATGCTATGGACCGGGTGCTCGAGCTGCCCGTCGTACTTCGTGGGCTCATGAACTGACACCATCGCAGGCCAAGCCATTCCTTATGAAGAGCTTTGTAAATGGGTGGCATTGGATACCGGAGAATTTTGATTAG